The following DNA comes from Nocardioides sp. JQ2195.
CGTCCGCGACACCGAGCAACGCACGCACAGTGCCACCGTCGAGGTCACCATCACGCCCACCAGCGGCGCCAACGCGGCCCCGCGTCCCGAGCCGATGACCGGACGACTGGTGCAGGGCGGGGACGTGGTGCTCCCGGTGCCCCTCGAAGGCGTCGATCCTGACGGTGACTCGGTCTCCCTGGTCGGGCTCGACATCGAGAATGCGCCCGGCAAGGGAAGTGTCAGCTTCGACGGGAGCTCGATCACCTACACCGCGGCCGCAGGTGAGCAGAACCGCGGGACCGACACCTTCGCCTATGTCGTCGAGGACGAGTTCGGGCTCCGGAGCACGGGCGAGGTGCGCATCGGCATTGCCGCCGCGCCCGTCAACAACCTCCCGCCGATCGCGATCACCGACGAGCGCGACGTGCGTCCCGGCCGCGGACTCACCGTCCCGGTGACCGTCAACGACATCGATCCCGAGGGCGGCGCGCTGACCATCCTCGACGACGTCGAGCAGGTGGACGGCCCGTCGGCACCGGCCGAGGTGGTCGACGGCCGGGTGCGGCTGACGACGCCCGACGACGAGGCCACCCTCACCTATCGCTACCGGATCAGGGACGACCTCGGTGCGGAGAGCACGTCGGACCTGGTCGTCAAGGTGCGCAAGGACGCCCCGGCACTCCCGCCGATCGCGCGCGACGACCGCATCCCGGTCGCGAACATCATCGGCAGGTCGAAGGTGACCGCCGACGTGCTGGCCAACGACGAGGACCCCGACGGCTCCATCACCGAGCTCGCCCCGCAGGTTGCGGCCGGGCTGCGCGAGGACGGCGTCGAGGTGGCCGGCGGACAGCTGACGATTCCGGTCCGCCCGGAGCGGCAGCTCATCGTCTACCGACTCGTCGACCCGGACGGTGAGGTCGGCACGGCCGTCGTCGTGGTGCCGGGCAGCGACAGCGAGGCAGCCAAGCGTCCGGCGCTCAGGCCCGGGGTCGAGCTCCCGATCCCGATCGACGCCGGCGCCACCGGGGAGATCGACCTCGACGACTACGTCGTCGTCCGCGACGGGCGCTCGCCGTCCCTGCCGTTCACCGAGAGCATCGTCCCGGGGCCGGGCCACGACGGATCCAAGCTCAAGGCCGACGACTCCGTGATCGCCTTCGGCGCCCGCAAGGGCTTCCACGGAGACACCTCGGTCTCGGCCGTGGTATCCGACGCAAACGGGTCGGACGACGCCTCGGCGCTGACGAGCACGCTGACCCTGCCGGTCTTCGTGAACGCGGACGGCAACACCCGACCCGAGCTCCGGGTCCCCGCGATCACGGTGGCACCGGGTGAGCCGTGGTCCGGCGACCTCGACCTGATGGCCACCGACCCGGACCCGGGTGACCAGGGGAACCTGGCGTTCAGCACCGCCAAGGTCGACCCCGGCCTCGACGTGCGCGTCGACGACGGGTCCGAGCAGGTCACGGTCCAGCCCGATGGTGGGACCAGGCCCGGCCAGTACCAGTTCGACCTGGTGGTCAGCGACGGACGCACCGCCGCCGTCAGCCGAACCGCCAACGTCACCGTGGTGGAGTCCACCCGTGACCCGCTCACGGTGCGTGACGCGCAGCTGACGGCGGACTCCGGTGAACCGATCACGATCGACCTCGCCGACTACGTGACCAACAACCCGTTCGAGGCAGAGGGCGACCCGGTCGAGCTGGTCAGCGGCCCGACCGTGGTCGCCGGCCAGACCGACGCCGTCGACTCGAGTGGGCTCGAGGTGACCGTCACCCCTGCGCGTGACTTCCACGGCACCGTGCTGATGACCTACGTCCTCGGCGATGCCACCGGCCTGGCCGAGCGCGAGGTGCAGGGCAGGATCACGCTCGACGTCCGCGGACTGCCGTCGGCGCCGACCACGATCACTGCGGACGCCGGCAACGGACAGGTCGAGGTCGACTGGAGCGGTGCCGCGCCGAACGGCGCACCGATGACCGGCTACCGCCTGACGTGGAAGAGCACCGGCGGCGACAGCGGGCAGGCACGGATCAACGGCCCCCAGACCACGCACACCGTCACCGGGTTGACCAACGGCGACGCCCACCAGTTCCAGGTCCACGCCATCAACGAGGTCGGTGAGTCGCCCTCGGCATCACCGTGGTCACGCACGGTGACGCCCGACTACGTGCCGGCCACCCCGGCGAACCTCGCGGTCTCCTTCGACGACCAGCAGCTGCACACCTCGTGGTCGATGCCCACCTACGAGGGCAGCGCCGTGAAGCGCTTCGAGGTGTCCTACAACGGGCGCATCATCGATGCCGGCACCGATCTGGTCGAGACGTTGGCCGGGCTCACCAACGGGACGTCGTACCGGATCAAGGTGCGCGCGATCAACGACGCCGAGGCCGATCCGCACGGCACCCCCGGCGCCAGCGGCTGGTCTGCCGAGGTCACCGAGCACCCGAACGCAGAGCCCACGGTGAGCGCGGTGTCGATCGTCGCCGACGCCCCCGACGACGACCCGTCGGCGGAGATCTCGTGGACGCCCCAGGCCAACGGGCACCCGGTTGCCGACTTCCAGGTCCGTCGGGTGGGTGGCAAGGTCGTCGCCTGTGCGGGCCCGTCCACCGGCAACGGATGCCGGGTGAGCCTGGCCGGCGGCGGCCGGGACCAGCAGTTCCAGGTGCGCCTGCTGAACCGCGCCAACCCCGACCGCAAGCTCGGCATCGACGGCTGGGGCGAATGGTCGGAGGCGACCACGCGCGTGACCGGAGCCACCACCCCCGACGCCGTGCAGGACCTCCAGGCCCGCCCGACCGGCACCTCCGGCCAGGCGAAGGTGAGCTTCAGCTACTCCACGGCCAACATGAACAACGCAGACTCGGTCGAGTTCTACAGCAGCGAGACCGGCACCACCCCGATCGCGCGTGGGCCCGGGGCGCACTCGTTCACCGTCTCGGGGCTGGCCAACGGCACCGGGAACACGATCGAGGTGTGGGCCCGGGGCTCTGCCAACACGACGGCCGGCGGCGGCTCCGCGGACAGCGCACGACGCGAGGACTCGGTCAACACCTTCGGTCCGTGCACGGTCGACGTCTCGAACGCACGATCCGGCTACCGCAGTGTCACCTTCGACTGGCGGGTCACCTCGAACGGCCGGACCTGCGCCTGGAGCGGAACCGGCGGATTCCCCAGTGGGTCGGGCGGCAGCAGGTCGGGGTCGCACAAGGTGACCACCAGTGGCGACGGGCAGTCGGCGACGCTGACCGTCAACGTCACCACCCGGACCGGGTCGGGCGACCCGTCCGTCCCGGGTCGCAGCGACTCGGCCAGCGGGACGTCCTACCGACTCCGCTCGACCTTCTACAACGCCGGGACCGCCCCGGCTCCCAGCGGCAACTGCCTGGTCGACTGCTACTGGATCGGCGTCGAGGCCTTCGAGGCCGAGCCCGGCTCGACCGTGTGGTGCCCGATCACCTACGAGGGCCAGCACGACAACGGAGTGACGCACTGGCACGAGAGCGCGGGCGTGGCTGACTCGTCCGGGCACCTCAAGAGCCGGCTCAAGGGACGCAACGGGCTCGACGGCGCCCCGGCGAACCTGGAGTTCAACGGCCCCGGGGAGCAACCGCCCAACATCTGCCGGCAGAACCGGCCCTGACCCACCCGACCTCGAGGAGCTCGACCATGCCCATGACCGCCGAGAACGCGGACTGGTTCCAGCAGACCTTCACCCAGCTGACCGACAACATCGGCCGGGCACTGCTGGGCAAGACCGAGGTGATCCGGTTGGCGCTGGTGACGATGCTGGCCGAGGGGCACCTGTTGCTGGAGGACGCGCCGGGAACCGGCAAGACGGCCCTCGCCCGCGCGATCGCGGCCACCGTGCAGGGGAGCAAC
Coding sequences within:
- a CDS encoding Ig-like domain-containing protein — encoded protein: MLTTLALFHDGTEVADLELNDGGVWVTNENLNGLQVAAHLNYPSRQLDANTASIPGAGFDLSQEANSVVLATGATQLRAVDTATWQADPTPATLPASAHSSQGSDVVAIADPNAGKVWAVSATEVAGFDPESVEPVMENARGVRVVTGKDDVIHTVRPDGELRDLRRDSDSWVVEDVGSVPGISDLELQDLQLSAVGGTGVVLNPDAGWLAWPGERVDLDDASTLRLQQPGDDTGRIALGGPSGLVQVSLEDDSVETLPAPDGGTPIPPVTVGACVYAAWTGTGAYLRDCTSGADDVDVATYPQLRTSRELVFRTNRDVVVLNDPTNGDVFLVNENMQEISDWQTVLANLNQDENDKQDKTIAVSERSEKNTPPEPRDDEFGVRPGQSVTLPVLGNDRDADGDILVADLDERQVAGVGTLEPVRDGRAVRISVDADASPGRVADFTYTANDGRENGTADASVALTVRGEAQNAHPELLVAERPSQLKIRSRGSGEHHILQEWVDPDGDPFWVSKVEFPEGLSGTYRPDGLIKVRDDGRSGLPRERVVEVTLTDGRLNGSHTVDLTVTVLPVDGRAKPIANADYVTTLATGDSAGSAEGSSVTVRPLANDVDPNGDELFFSLSGRTPEGLRVEQGEDDSLTITGTDPGSTAYLEYTVTDGRESATSVVRVDTIAPEVAQPVPDDDLAVLPPGGEALVDVLSNDTDPLGGVLVVESVNVGQSTEVTAEVVDHESIKLSDVSLKEGQPVTITYDVGNGSMSGTGTVTVVLDPARTPEAPVAADDAAVVRSGDVVTANVLDNDLSPTDLPLTVLPLADDAITSGADLGQAWVSENKVRFRATGESGTARVQYTVRDTEQRTHSATVEVTITPTSGANAAPRPEPMTGRLVQGGDVVLPVPLEGVDPDGDSVSLVGLDIENAPGKGSVSFDGSSITYTAAAGEQNRGTDTFAYVVEDEFGLRSTGEVRIGIAAAPVNNLPPIAITDERDVRPGRGLTVPVTVNDIDPEGGALTILDDVEQVDGPSAPAEVVDGRVRLTTPDDEATLTYRYRIRDDLGAESTSDLVVKVRKDAPALPPIARDDRIPVANIIGRSKVTADVLANDEDPDGSITELAPQVAAGLREDGVEVAGGQLTIPVRPERQLIVYRLVDPDGEVGTAVVVVPGSDSEAAKRPALRPGVELPIPIDAGATGEIDLDDYVVVRDGRSPSLPFTESIVPGPGHDGSKLKADDSVIAFGARKGFHGDTSVSAVVSDANGSDDASALTSTLTLPVFVNADGNTRPELRVPAITVAPGEPWSGDLDLMATDPDPGDQGNLAFSTAKVDPGLDVRVDDGSEQVTVQPDGGTRPGQYQFDLVVSDGRTAAVSRTANVTVVESTRDPLTVRDAQLTADSGEPITIDLADYVTNNPFEAEGDPVELVSGPTVVAGQTDAVDSSGLEVTVTPARDFHGTVLMTYVLGDATGLAEREVQGRITLDVRGLPSAPTTITADAGNGQVEVDWSGAAPNGAPMTGYRLTWKSTGGDSGQARINGPQTTHTVTGLTNGDAHQFQVHAINEVGESPSASPWSRTVTPDYVPATPANLAVSFDDQQLHTSWSMPTYEGSAVKRFEVSYNGRIIDAGTDLVETLAGLTNGTSYRIKVRAINDAEADPHGTPGASGWSAEVTEHPNAEPTVSAVSIVADAPDDDPSAEISWTPQANGHPVADFQVRRVGGKVVACAGPSTGNGCRVSLAGGGRDQQFQVRLLNRANPDRKLGIDGWGEWSEATTRVTGATTPDAVQDLQARPTGTSGQAKVSFSYSTANMNNADSVEFYSSETGTTPIARGPGAHSFTVSGLANGTGNTIEVWARGSANTTAGGGSADSARREDSVNTFGPCTVDVSNARSGYRSVTFDWRVTSNGRTCAWSGTGGFPSGSGGSRSGSHKVTTSGDGQSATLTVNVTTRTGSGDPSVPGRSDSASGTSYRLRSTFYNAGTAPAPSGNCLVDCYWIGVEAFEAEPGSTVWCPITYEGQHDNGVTHWHESAGVADSSGHLKSRLKGRNGLDGAPANLEFNGPGEQPPNICRQNRP